Proteins from a genomic interval of Yarrowia lipolytica chromosome 1E, complete sequence:
- a CDS encoding uncharacterized protein (Compare to YALI0E03212g, similar to uniprot|P32891 Saccharomyces cerevisiae YDL174c DLD1 D-lactate ferricytochrome C oxidoreductase (D- LCR) possible transmembrane segment), with protein sequence MNRISRAAQSVSRIASRQLARSNFSTQARSSQPSISWGAVAGAAGVAAGVTYFITKSDKNAVALKKEDEDVGRGIQKVLDGASLDTDFSHKPKYGGEEEFKKALPEFIKAIGEEYVSTDEEDIQFHGWSNVSSSNLDTLPFGVLYPKSTEEVSAIAKICHKHKLPMVGYSGGTSLEGHLSAAYGGVCIDFSNMNKIIAIRPDDMDATVQPSVGWVDLNNEILKEGHRLFLAVDPGPTAQVGGMVANSCSGTNCVKYGPMRDHVVNLTVVLADGTILKTRQRPRKTSAGYNLNHLFAGTEGTLGLITEITVKLQPIPNVTSVAVQQFPTVHAACKTAMDILKEGIPMAALELMDDQHMIWVNNSGYAKRKWEEKPALFMKFAGASEETVAEQVKVAKEKAAKYTDSPLHFGRDQEEQDELWSARKNALYLALAAEKDGMKAWTTDVAVPLSQLPDIVMKAKQSITDAGLLGGVLGHIGDGNYHAIMLYTPEQADIVTDVVHKMVDQGLAAEGTCTGEHGVGFGKIEGLLHEVGPVSLNLMRTIKLSLDPLELLNPGKIFTDDAIQQGLKTLDNNKAGKT encoded by the coding sequence ATGAACAGAATCTCACGAGCCGCCCAGAGCGTCTCTCGAATTGCCTCCAGGCAATTGGCTCGAAGTAACTTCTCCACACAGGCAAGATCATCCCAGCCATCTATCAGCTGGGGTGCTGTTGCAGGAGCCGCTGGTGTCGCTGCGGGAGTGACCTACTTCATTACCAAGTCCGACAAGAACGCTGTGGCCCTTAAGAAGGAAGATGAGGATGTTGGCCGAGGAATCCAGAAGGTCCTCGATGGTGCCTCTCTCGACACGGACTTCTCTCACAAGCCCAAGTACGGAGGTgaggaggagttcaagaaggccCTGCCGGAATTTATCAAGGCTATCGGTGAGGAATACGTTTCtaccgacgaggaggatatCCAATTCCATGGCTGGTCCAacgtttcttcttccaacCTCGACACTCTGCCCTTTGGTGTTCTGTACCCCAAGTCTACTGAGGAGGTTTCTGCCATTGCCAAGATCTgccacaagcacaagctTCCCATGGTCGGCTACTCCGGAGGTACTTCTCTGGAGGGCCACCTTTCTGCCGCCTACGGAGGTGTCTGCATCGACTTCTCCAACATGAACAAAATTATTGCTATTAGACCCGATGATATGGATGCCACTGTCCAGCCCTCTGTTGGCTGGGTTGATCTGAAcaacgagattctcaaggagggcCATCGCCTGTTTCTGGCTGTTGATCCCGGCCCAACAGCACAGGTGGGAGGCATGGTTGCCAACTCTTGTTCTGGAACCAACTGTGTTAAGTACGGACCCATGCGAGATCACGTTGTTAATCTCACTGTTGTCCTGGCGGACGGTACCATTCTCAAGACCCGGCAGCGACCTCGAAAGACCTCTGCTGGATACAACCTCAACCATCTATTCGCTGGAACCGAGGGAACACTTGGTCTGATCACCGAAATCACCGTTAAGCTCCAGCCCATCCCCAATGTCACCTCTGTCGCCGTCCAACAGTTTCCGACCGTCCACGCCGCTTGCAAGACTGCTATGGATATCCTCAAGGAGGGTATCCCCATGGCTGCTCTTGAACTTATGGATGATCAGCACATGATCTGGGTCAACAACTCCGGTTACGCCAAGAGAAAGTGGGAAGAGAAGCCCGCCCTGTTCATGAAGTTCGCCGGTGCCTCCGAGGAAACTGTCGCCGAGCAGGTGAAGGTTGCtaaggagaaggctgccaagTACACAGACTCTCCCTTGCATTTCGGAAGAGATCAGGAGGAACAGGATGAGCTGTGGTCTGCCCGAAAAAACGCGCTTTACCTCGCTCTtgctgccgagaaggacggTATGAAGGCATGGACCACTGATGTTGCTGTTCCCCTTTCTCAGCTTCCTGATATTGTCATGAAGGCAAAGCAGAGCATCACTGATGctggtcttcttggaggAGTTCTGGGCCACATTGGTGACGGAAACTACCATGCCATCATGCTTTACACTCCCGAGCAGGCCGATATTGTCACCGACGTCGTCCATAAGATGGTCGACCAGGGTCTGGCTGCCGAGGGAACCTGCACTGGTGAGCACGGTGTTGGATTCGGAAAGATCGAGGGGCTTCTTCACGAGGTTGGTCCTGTCTCTCTCAACCTGATGCGAACCATCAAGCTGTCTCTTGATCCCCTTGAGCTACTTAACCCCGGCAAGATCTTCACTGACGATGCCATTCAGCAGGGTCTCAAGACTCTGGATAACAACAAGGCTGGTAAGACTTAA
- a CDS encoding uncharacterized protein (Compare to YALI0E03146g, similar to uniprot|P43123 Saccharomyces cerevisiae YDL103c QRI1 UDP-N-acetylglucosamine pyrophosphorylase, similar to Saccharomyces cerevisiae QRI1 (YDL103C); ancestral locus Anc_2.348), with protein MSYEQLKKTYDDAGQGQVFQFWDKLSDEEKSSLLAQLAEIDPTEVTWHAENTIPKAAKGMENPTSPIEGIPEEYSGSTLPDAPTSKYTGEWYDAGLKLIGDNKVAVVLMAGGQGTRLGSSAPKGCYDIGLPSHKSLFQLQAERIAKIQELSGGVVPWYIMTSGPTRGPTEAFFKGHKYFGLDEKNVVFFEQGVFPCLTDEGKIILDAPGKVAVAPDGNGGLYLALYKSGVLDDMKKRGIEHIHTYCVDNCLARVADPVFMGFSASRGVDIATKVVRKRDATESVGLIVSRDDKPQVIEYSEISDALAKAEDPSAPGLLKLRAANIVNHYYSINFFNKIPEWFSKDNFEFRQQILPFHVAHKKIPYVDAEGKTVKPSTPNGIKLEQFVFDVFVTVPLTKFAVLEVARADEFSPLKNAPGTGQDDPETSRAHLLEQGARWVKAAGAIVEGKQLVEVSPLTSYGGEGLEKCKGETIKSESEI; from the coding sequence ATGTCATACGAACAGCTAAAGAAGACCTATGATGAcgctggccaaggccagGTGTTCCAGTTCTGGGACAAGCTctccgacgaggagaagtcTTCTCTGCTGGCCCAGCTGGCTGAGATCGACCCTACCGAGGTAACCTGGCACGCTGAGAACACCATCcccaaggctgccaagggCATGGAGAACCCCACTTCGCCAATTGAGGGTATCCCTGAGGAGTACTCGGGCTCTACCCTGCCTGACGCCCCCACAAGCAAGTACACTGGAGAGTGGTATGACGCCGGTCTCAAGCTCATCGGTGACAATAAGGTCGCTGTGGTGCTCATGgctggaggccaaggaaCCCGACTCGGATCTTCTGCCCCAAAGGGATGCTACGACATTGGTCTCCCCTCTCACAAGTCTCTTTTCCAACTCCAGGCTGAGCGAATCGCCAAGATCCAGGAGCTTAGCGGAGGTGTCGTGCCGTGGTACATCATGACCTCTGGCCCCACTCGAGGTCCTACCGAGGCCTTCTTCAAGGGGCACAAATACTTTGGTCTTGACGAGAAGAATGTTGTCTTCTTCGAGCAGGGTGTCTTCCCTTGTCTTACTGACGAGGGTAAGATCATTCTCGACGCCCCTGGCAAGGTTGCTGTCGCCCCCGATGGAAACGGCGGTCTCTATCTTGCCCTCTACAAGAGCGGTGTCCTCGACGATATGAAGAAGCGAGGAATCGAGCATATCCACACTTACTGTGTTGACAACTGTCTGGCCCGAGTTGCCGATCCCGTTTTCATGGGTTTCTCTGCATCTCGAGGCGTCGACATTGCCACCAAGGTTGTGCGAAAGCGAGACGCTACCGAATCCGTCGGTCTCATTGTCTCTCGAGACGACAAGCCCCAGGTCATCGAGTATTCTGAGATCTCCGAtgctctggccaaggccgaggacCCCTCCGCCCCCGGTCTCCTCAAGTTGAGAGCAGCCAACATTGTTAACCACTACTACTccatcaacttcttcaacaagattCCCGAGTGGTTCTCCAAGGACAACTTTGAGTTCCGACAGCAGATCCTCCCCTTTCACGTTGCTCACAAGAAGATCCCCTACGTGGACGCCGAGGGCAAGACGGTCAAGCCATCCACTCCCAACGGTATCAAGCTGGAGCAGTTCGTCTTTGATGTTTTCGTGACTGTCCCCCTGACCAAGTTCGCCGTTCTTGAGGTTGCTCGAGCTGACGAATTCTCTCCTCTTAAGAACGCTCCTGGAACCGGCCAGGATGACCCTGAGACATCCAGAGctcatcttcttgagcagggTGCTCGGTGGGTCAAGGCTGCCGGTGCCATTGTTGAGGGCAAGCAGCTTGTCGAGGTTTCACCTCTCACTTCTTACGGTGGAGAGGGTCTTGAGAAGTGTAAGGGTGAGACTATCAAGTCTGAGTCAGAGATCTAA
- a CDS encoding uncharacterized protein (Compare to YALI0E03168g, similar to uniprot|O42696 Candida albicans CaNIK1 signal transducing histidine kinase), with amino-acid sequence MNCAHCNAGSDDDAYFAICEVVHKISQIIGTNSKIDKDVTDNLPGEKTPAKKLLAIQLDRLQASVQQLVDERGALEQNEAPSAPFSPPENYYTVPTYTQASVDSLISEAKSAGKFESSHPDHHMYQLLKALNAKVYSQQREIALHSGAVVALERDLSQTRNILNSFTETIAPGEKRVVDTDLLDRELRKSQTANRAFQKALMEIGEVVFAVAQGDLSKKVTIHDQEMDPEIVKFKETINKMMSQLQRFASEVTRVATEVAGGTLGGQAEGEGTVGVWRELTDNVNVMASNLTNQVREIADVTRAVAQGDLSRKINVHAQGEILELQKTINTMVEQLRTFAFEVTRVARETGVEGRLGGQAQIEGVEGIWRELTDNVNAMASNLTDQVRNIANVTTAVARGDLSQKVSADCKGEILDLKSTINKMVDRLQNFALEVTTLARSVGTEGILGGQAKVEDVEGAWKEITENVNVMASNLTTQVRSIAHVTTAVAQGDLSQKIDVHAQGEMLALKSTINKMVDRLQVFASEVTRVAKDVGIDGKLGVQAQVSDVDGLWKEITTNVNTMAANLTTQVRALVQITAAATDGDFTRFITVEASGEMDALKTKINQMVLNLRESIQRNTAAREAAELANRAKSEFLANMSHEIRTPMNGIIGMTQLTLDTELTQYQREMLSIVHNLANSLLTIIDDILDISKIEANRMTIEKIAFSLRGTVFGALKTLSVKANEKPLDLVYKVDNTFPDNLVGDSFRLRQVILNLVGNAIKFTESGEVALSVRKADDQRPGSPDEMMIEFCVSDTGIGIQSDKLDVIFDTFCQADGSTTRKFGGTGLGLSISKRLINLMGGDIWVKSEYGKGSQFFFTLAVQPADSGLSQLLDNIAPFRNHYVLFINTEHEQEVVDQLVDNMQRLNLNAWVVDSLEEAPLPEDRSGPKFDTIIVDSLEVATKLRTLNHLKYIPLILLHPCIPQVNLKICLDLGITSYGNTPCSTNDIGNVLLPALESRAAPLNSDGQMKFQILLAEDNVVNQKLAVRILEKHQHRVEVVENGYEAFEAIKKKRYDVVLMDVQMPVMGGFEATAKIREWEKQNITIRTRTPIVALTAHAMLGDRERCMQAQMDEYLSKPLKPALLVQTINKCVHSVNQLRSLALGPTSTSSVNQILSRSGQHKSAVAASSSAASASMLPYVAPQPTSPVLSPSLEDAIIKTTDGVVSKSPLPPSQSKPRPTIEQRSRTVTSVPHVDYPENGGARIVAIDEGTEPEKESEQPPSNRRVNSN; translated from the exons ATG aacTGCGCACACTGCAACGCCGGCTCGGACGACGACGCCTACTTCGCTATTTGCGAGGTGGTGCACAAGATCTCTCAAATCATTGGCACAAATTCCAAAATTGACAAGGATGTGACCGACAATCTTCCGGGCGAGAAAACCCCAGCCAAGAAGCTTCTCGCCATCCAGCTGGACCGACTCCAGGCCTccgtccagcagctggtggacGAGCGAGGCGCTCTGGAGCAGAACGAAGCCCCCTCAGCCCCATTTTCTCCCCCAGAAAACTACTACACTGTCCCAACATACACACAGGCGTCTGTGGACTCGCTTATATCGGAGGCCAAGTCTGCAGGTAAATTTGAATCGTCGCACCCCGACCACCACATGTACCAGTTGCTCAAGGCCCTCAATGCGAAGGTCTATTCACAGCAGCGAGAAATCGCTCTGCACAGCGGTGCAGTCGTGGCGTTGGAGCGGGACCTCAGCCAGACCAGAAATATTCTCAATTCTTTCACAGAAACAATCGCACCGGGCGAAAAGCGAGTGGTGGACACAGACCTTCTGGACCGAGAGCTGCGAAAGTCTCAAACAGCAAACCGCGCCTTTCAGAAGGCGCTGATGGAGATTGGAGAGGTTGTCTTTGCCGTCGCGCAAGGTGACCTGTCCAAGAAGGTTACTATTCACGACCAGGAGATGGACCCCGAAATTGTCAAATTCAAGGAAACAATCAACAAAATGATGAGCCAACTGCAACGATTCGCTTCCGAAGTTACCCGTGTGGCCACAGAGGTAGCAGGAGGAACGCTAGGAGGACAggcagaaggagaaggaacagTTGGTGTGTGGCGAGAGCTTACTGATAACGTCAACGTCATGGCCTCAAATCTTACAAACCAGGTGCGAGAAATCGCTGATGTTACTCGAGCTGTTGCCCAGGGTGATTTATCGCGGAAGATTAATGTCCACGCACAAGGAGAGATTCTGGAACTGCAAAAGACTATCAATACCATGGTGGAACAACTACGTACGTTCGCCTTCGAGGTCACGCGAGTGGCCAGAGAAACAGGTGTGGAAGGAAGACTGGGTGGCCAGGCCCAGATCGAAGGTGTCGAAGGTATTTGGAGAGAGCTCACTGACAATGTCAACGCCATGGCTTCTAACCTGACTGACCAAGTGCGAAATATCGCCAACGTCACTACTGCTGTCGCAAGAGGAGATTTGTCTCAAAAGGTGTCTGCTGACTGTAAGGGAGAAATTCTTGATTTGAAGTCTACCATCAACAAAATGGTGGACCGATTGCAGAACTTCGCGCTGGAAGTTACTACACTGGCTCGATCAGTCGGTACTGAGGGTATTCTGGGTGGGCAGGCCAAGGTCGAGGATGTGGAGGGTGCATGGAAGGAGATCACTGAAAATGTCAACGTGATGGCATCTAACTTGACCACCCAGGTCCGAAGCATTGCCCACGTTACCACAGCAGTCGCCCAGGGTGACCTGTCACAGAAGATTGATGTGCATGCTCAGGGAGAAATGCTTGCCCTGAAGTCCACTATCAACAAAATGGTGGATCGTCTGCAGGTGTTCGCCTCTGAGGTGACTCGAGTGGCCAAGGATGTCGGTATCGACGGTAAGCTTGGTGTGCAGGCTCAGGTCTCCGATGTCGACGGTCTTTGGAAGGAGATTACCACTAACGTCAACACCATGGCGGCCAACCTGACTACCCAGGTTCGAGCCCTGGTGCAGATTACTGCCGCTGCTACAGACGGTGACTTCACCCGATTCATCACCGTCGAAGCCTCTGGAGAGATGGATGCCCTGAAGACCAAGATTAACCAGATGGTTCTGAACCTGCGAGAGTCCATTCAGCGAAACACTGCGGCTAGGGAAGCTGCCGAGTTGGCCAACAGAGCCAAATCCGAGTTCCTGGCCAACATGTCTCATGAAATTCGAACCCCCATGAATGGTATTATTGGTATGACGCAATTGACACTCGACACTGAGCTCACTCAGTACCAGCGAGAGATGCTGAGTATCGTCCACAATCTGGCTAACTCGCTGCTCACAATCATTGATGACATCCTGGATATTTCCAAGATTGAAGCTAACCGGATGACTATCGAAAAGATTGCCTTCTCTCTGCGAGGCACTGTCTTTGGTGCCCTCAAGACCTTATCCGTCAAGGCAAATGAGAAGCCTCTGGATCTTGTCTACAAGGTGGACAACACCTTCCCTGATAACCTGGTTGGTGACTCTTTCCGTTTACGTCAGGTTATTCTCAATCTTGTTGGTAACGCCATCAAGTTCACCGAGTCCGGAGAAGTCGCTTTGTCTGTGCGAAAGGCTGATGATCAACGCCCTGGTTCCCCCGATGAGATGATGATTGAGTTCTGCGTGTCTGATACTGGTATCGGTATCCAGTCTGACAAGCTGGACGTTATTTTCGACACTTTCTGCCAGGCTGATGGTTCTACCACCAGAAAGTTCGGAGGTACCGGTCTTGGACTCTCTATTTCCAAGCGACTCATCAATCTGATGGGTGGAGACATATGGGTCAAGTCCGAGTACGGCAAGGGTTCTCAGTTCTTCTTTACCCTTGCTGTGCAGCCTGCGGACAGTGGACTTTCTCAGCTTCTGGACAACATTGCACCTTTCCGAAACCACTACGTTTTGTTCATCAACACTGAGCACGAGCAAGAAGTCGTCGACCAGCTCGTCGACAACATGCAACGACTCAACCTCAATGCTTGGGTGGTCGACTCTCTGGAAGAGGCTCCTCTGCCAGAAGACCGATCTGGTCCCAAGTTCGATACAATCATTGTGGACTCTCTGGAGGTAGCTACCAAGCTGCGAACTCTCAACCATCTCAAGTACATTCCTTTGATACTACTTCATCCCTGTATCCCTCAAGTGAACCTCAAGATCTGTCTTGATCTCGGTATCACCTCTTACGGTAACACTCCCTGTTCTACCAACGATATTGGTAACGTGCTGTTGCCTGCTTTGGAGTCTCGTGCCGCACCTCTCAACTCTGACGGTCAGATGAAGTTCCAGATTCTGCTTGCTGAGGATAACGTTGTCAACCAGAAGCTGGCTGTGCGAATTCTGGagaagcaccagcaccgaGTTGAGGTTGTCGAAAACGGCTATGAGGCATTtgaggccatcaagaagaagcgatACGACGTTGTTTTGATGGATGTTCAGATGCCTGTAATGGGTGGATTCGAGGCCACAGCCAAGATTCGGGAATGGGAGAAGCAGAATATCACTATTCGAACCAGAACTCCCATTGTGGCTCTCACTGCACATGCAATGCTTGGGGATCGGGAACGATGCATGCAAGCTCAGATGGATGAGTACCTGAGTAAACCTCTTAAGCCTGCTCTTCTGGTGCAGACCATCAACAAGTGTGTGCACTCAGTTAACCAGCTTAGAAGCTTGGCGCTCGGCCCTACCTCGACCTCTTCTGTGAATCAGATTCTCAGTCGAAGTGGGCAACACAAGAGCGCCGTGGctgcctcttcttctgctgcctctGCATCCATGCTACCCTATGTGGCACCTCAACCCACATCTCCCGTCTTGTCGCCATCATTAGAGGACGCCATTATTAAAACCACAGATGGCGTCGTGTCAAAGAGCCCACTTCCCCCAAGTCAGTCGAAGCCTCGACCTACCATTGAGCAGCGGTCACGTACGGTGACCTCTGTGCCCCATGTGGATTACCCCGAAAATGGCGGCGCACGAATTGTCGCAATTGATGAGGGCACCGAACCCGAGAAAGAAAGTGAACAGCCTCCCTCCAACAGACGAGTAAACAGTAATTGA
- a CDS encoding uncharacterized protein (Compare to YALI0E03190g, similar to Saccharomyces cerevisiae ALG3 (YBL082C); ancestral locus Anc_7.407, weakly similar to uniprot|Q27333 Drosophila melanogaster and uniprot|P38179 Saccharomyces cerevisiae YBL082c RHK1 mannosyltransferase possible transmembrane segments) encodes MILIKNKVALKLLQLANDRKYSMTVCGVLLALEAVFLVAIIHKVPYTEIDWKAYMEQAALILGGEYDYSKIVGGTGPMVYPGGHARIFTALYDVTSGGENIRLAQYIYAAVYLGTQFFAFTVYLLADAPPYLFPLLCLSKRLHSIYVLRLFNDVFGTFAMTFCVFTLQNQMWLLSGLWMSLAIGIKMNFMLYLPAFLLITLQGMSRNGLLVVFALSIVGIQVFLALPFCNPSPDHIWSYLAGAFDLSRAFMWKWTVNWRFVGQKVFENRKFHGILLWTHLTALIGFACTIWNAPSGYQNPFEMFFTNPPPAPRGLTAAQRAEWDRIRQEASGNEVQFDVQQKRSKREQKRMQEQEEEIKKQQLAQQEGREKPPLFYSRTQFSTLVTQEYVFVTMATCNLIGVLFARSLHYQFYSWFYWTMPFLLYRATYAISPLSPMQSTLRYEGRLSKTEIRIFFTDIIGFVFIFGTWALQEYAWNVYPSTFWSSIIAVSCIAITIIGVYVSECRYPSANNTEAPTSNELQKYLAKVEKENEARAKN; translated from the coding sequence ATGATCCTCATCAAAAATAAAGTGGCGCTGAAGCTGCTACAGCTAGCCAATGACCGCAAATACTCCATGACAGTATGTGGTGTGCTTCTTGCTCTGGAAGCAGTCTTTCTCGTGGCCATCATCCACAAGGTCCCATACACCGAGATCGATTGGAAGGCCTACATGGAGCAGGCTGCTCTGATCCTGGGGGGTGAGTACGACTACAGTAAAATTGTTGGTGGAACTGGTCCCATGGTCTACCCCGGAGGCCACGCTCGAATCTTCACTGCTCTTTACGACGTGACCTCTGGTGGTGAGAATATTCGCCTGGCCCAGTACATCTACGCTGCTGTATACCTGGGCACCCAGTTCTTTGCATTCACCGTCTATCTGCTCGCCGACGCTCCACCTTACCTGTTCcctcttctctgtctgtctaAACGACTGCATTCTATCTATGTTCTTCGACTTTTCAACGACGTCTTTGGTACCTTCGCCATGACCTTTTGTGTCTTCACCCTGCAGAACCAGATGTGGCTGCTTTCCGGTCTTTGGATGTCCCTGGCAATTGGAATCAAGATGAATTTCATGCTCTATCTTCCTGCCTTCCTGCTTATTACTCTCCAAGGTATGAGCAGAAacggccttcttgttgtcttCGCCCTTTCCATCGTCGGAATTCAGGTCTTCCTGGCACTGCCTTTCTGCAATCCCTCCCCTGATCACATCTGGTCCTACCTGGCTGGTGCTTTTGACCTTTCTCGAGCATTCATGTGGAAATGGACTGTCAACTGGCGGTTTGTTGGACAGAAGGTCTTCGAGAACCGAAAGTTCCATGGCATCCTGTTGTGGACGCACCTCACAGCACTCATCGGTTTCGCCTGCACGATCTGGAATGCTCCTTCCGGCTACCAGAACCCGTTTGAGATGTTCTTCACAAACCCCCCTCCTGCCCCACGAGGTCTCACCGCTGCCCAGCGAGCAGAGTGGGACCGAATCAGACAGGAAGCCTCTGGCAACGAGGTCCAGTTTGATGTCCAGCAGAAGCGATCCAAGCGTGAACAGAAGCGAAtgcaggagcaggaggaggagatcaaaAAGCAGCAACTGGCTCAGCAGGAAGGACGAGAGAAGCCTCCCCTGTTCTACTCTCGAACCCAGTTCTCCACTCTGGTTACCCAAGAGTACGTCTTCGTCACCATGGCTACCTGTAACCTAATCGGTGTGCTCTTCGCTCGATCTCTCCACTATCAGTTTTACTCATGGTTCTACTGGACTATGCCTTTCCTCCTGTACCGAGCTACATACGCCATTTCGCCTTTGTCTCCTATGCAGTCTACCCTGCGATATGAGGGCCGTCTCAGCAAGACAGAGATCAGAATATTCTTCACCGACATCATCGGCTTTGTCTTCATTTTTGGCACCTGGGCGCTTCAGGAGTATGCCTGGAACGTGTATCCCAGCACTTTCTGGTCATCTATAATCGCAGTTAGTTGCATCGCCATCACTATCATCGGTGTCTATGTTTCTGAGTGCCGATACCCCTCAGCCAACAACACTGAAGCCCCCACTTCCAATGAGCTGCAGAAATACTTGGCCAAggttgagaaggagaacgagGCCAGGGCCAAGAACtag